Part of the Spiroplasma endosymbiont of Poecilobothrus nobilitatus genome is shown below.
TGCTACAGTTGTTTGATGAAGCACAATTTTTATTTGAAAACGAGTTTCTGTTTCTTCAATTTTAGCAGCATTCTTTACAGGAGCATTATGTTGAATTCCGCAATTAAGTGGCATTGATGTTATTAACTTTAATGGTGATTTACTTCAAAATTCTCATCTTGCTTGAGTGAATTACTTACATTATGTTAATTATGATAATTACTATGATAGTTTAGCTTTAATTAATATTATTATCACTTTAAGTGCTATTTTATTAATCTTAAAGCATCATCAAAATATTGTTCGCTTATTAAAAGGAACCGAAAAACATTATGATTTTAAAGGGAAATCTGATTTAGAAAATGGTAATCTTCCAAAACATAATAAAATCAAAAAACATTAATGAATTATTATCGGTATTATTCATTATTCTTAGGTTTTTAATAAAATTAAGTAATTAGAAACAAATTAGGTTTCGCTTATAACTAAATGATAACAAAATTTATAAAAAATTGTTTTAATTTTGTAGAAAAATCTTGATGAAATAAAAAAAATAATCAATATGATAACTTTAAAAGAAAATTATATAAACTTTTAATATTGTTATTTAACTTTTTTATATGGAATGGCAAGGGTTGGAATGGCAACACTTTTTAGGACACTTTTTATATAGACATTTGTTTTCTAAAAGTAACTGGAGATAAATAATTTAAACTGCCATGAATTCGAATATTGTTATATCAATGCACAAAATAAAAAAGTTCGTATTTTAATTGTGTTAAATTTTTAAATTTTTTACCCTTAATAAATTCAGTTTTAAAAGTTTTGTAAGTTGTTTCAGCCACAGCATTATCATAAGGGCAGCCTTTATTGCTTAATGATCTTTTAATATTAAAAGTTATTAAAATTTCATCAATGATTTTATTTTTAAACTCATTACCACGATCAGTATGAAATAGAGTTATTTGATTTAATGGTCGTGTTATTTTATGAAAAGCTTGTTGGACCATTTCGGCTGTTTTATTCGGCCCAGCACTATAACCAATTATTTCACGATTAAACAAGTCAATTAATAAACAAATATAATGTCATTTAGCGCCAACTTGAACATATGTTAAATCACTAACAATAACTTCATTAGGTTTTTTGTTGTTAAATTGACGATTTAAAATATTATTAATTTGGTCATTATTGACTGTTGTTTTATGATTATGATATTTTAATTTGGTGTATTTAGAAACCAAATTATTTTTGATCATAAAGAATCTGATTTTTCGCCGCGATAAGATGATATCTTTTCTGTTTAAAATAACTTTAATTTTGCGAGCCCCATAAATTTTGCGACTTTTATTAAAGGCACTGATAATTTCTTGTTCATAATTATTAACTTGCTTGTTAATACATTTATTAGTTTGATAATAATACGTTGATTTTGATAAACCCAAAATCTTACATATTTTTCTTGCTGAATATTTTGTTTTGTTGTTATTAATTATTGTTATTTTTTGGCCATTATCAGTGCGGCTTGCTTTAAAATGTCATTTTCCATTTTCAAGTCTTTAAGTTCTTTTCGTAAAGTTATTATTTAATTTTCTTCTAGTGTGCGATTGTCTTTTGCTTTAAATGAACCAGAATTATTATAATTTTTAACTCAACTATAAATAGTTGGTTTTGGTAAATTATATTCTTGCCCTAGATTAATAACACTTTTACCATTTTTATATAGCATGACAATTTGTTTTTTAAATTCTTCAGAGTATGAAGTTTTATTTCCCATTTTTATATTCCTTCTTTCTTAATAATTTTATCTAATTTTGAAGTCTATATAATTATGGTCCTAATAATTGGAGCCTATCCAAGAAAACAAACAATTACGAATGGAAAATTGCATTTTAAAGCAAACAGCATTGATAATCGGGAAAAAATAACAATAATTAATAACAACAAAAATAAATATTTAGTTAGGAAAATATGTAAGATTTTGGGTTTATCAAAATCAACGTATTATTATCAAACTAATAAATGTATTAAGTTTGATGTTAATAATTATGAACAAGAAGTTATCAGTGCCTTTAATAAAAGTCGCAAGATTTATGATGCTCGCAAAATTAAAGTTATTTTAAACAGAAAAGATATCATCTTATCGCGGCGAAAAATCAGATTCTTTATGATCAAAAATAATTTGGTTTATAAATACACCAAATTAAAATATCATAATCATAAAACAACAGTCAATAATGACGAAATTAATAATATTTTAAATCGTCAATTTAACAACAAAAAACCTAATGAAGTTATTGTTAGTGATTTAACATATGTTAAAGTTGGCACTAAATGACATTATATTTGTTTATTAATTGACTTGTTTAATCGCGAAGTAATTGGCTATATTGATGGGTCAAATAAAACTGCTGAATTAGTTCAACAAGCTTTTCACAAGATAACACGACCATTAAATAAAATAACTTTATTTCATACTGATCGTGGTAATGAGTTTAAAAATAAAATTATTGATGAAATTTTAATAACCTTTAAAATTCAAAGATCATTAAGCGCCAAAGGATGCCCATATGATAATGCTGTTGCTGAAGCAACTTACAAAACCTTTAAAACTGAATTTATTAACGATAAAAAATTTGCAAACTTAACACAATTAAAATGCGAGCTATTTGATTTTGTTAATTGATATAACAATATTCGAATTCATGGCAGTTTAAATTATTTAACTCCCGTTGAATTTAGAAAATACCAGTCTACATAAAAAGTGTCCTAAAAAGGGTTGCCAATCCACTTTTAGAAAACAAATGTCTATATAAAAAGTGTCCTAAAAAGTGTTGCCATTCCACTCCGTATTATCTTGAATTAGTATCTAATCCACTAGAATTAGAAACAGGTTATTGAGTATTTGAAAATTGTAAAGTTGGATTAAATTCATTATATTTTAATTTTAATGGTGGTGGCCCTGTTCCTCCATAACCAATTAATTACTGAGTGGAAGTTTATGCAAATGATAGACCATTTATTATTGTTGATAATAAATATTATTTCGTTGTATGACGAGGTAATGAAAATAATGATTGACGCATTGTTAAATTTAAACATTTTGAACAAAAAGAAAAAGTTTTAGATAAGTATGATAAATATGAAATTAAAACATCACAAAACGAATCTGTAATATAGTTGATGTACATGGAGAATTAAAATATCTTATAAGAATTTATAGAAGATGAAATTATGAAGATTGTGGTCGTATAAAGAAAATAAGGGTTTTTATTTTTAAATGTTATTT
Proteins encoded:
- a CDS encoding IS3 family transposase, whose translation is MVLIIGAYPRKQTITNGKLHFKANSIDNREKITIINNNKNKYLVRKICKILGLSKSTYYYQTNKCIKFDVNNYEQEVISAFNKSRKIYDARKIKVILNRKDIILSRRKIRFFMIKNNLVYKYTKLKYHNHKTTVNNDEINNILNRQFNNKKPNEVIVSDLTYVKVGTKWHYICLLIDLFNREVIGYIDGSNKTAELVQQAFHKITRPLNKITLFHTDRGNEFKNKIIDEILITFKIQRSLSAKGCPYDNAVAEATYKTFKTEFINDKKFANLTQLKCELFDFVNWYNNIRIHGSLNYLTPVEFRKYQST